In Mus pahari unplaced genomic scaffold, PAHARI_EIJ_v1.1 scaffold_10269_1, whole genome shotgun sequence, the genomic stretch GTTGCAATTTCAAGGTCTTCTTGGGgtgcatagcaagttcaaagccagcctcagcaaCTATGTAGAAATAGAGAGCAAGGTTAGATGATTCTCAGTGGAGGAGTACTTGTCTAGCATATCAAGAttagtaaaacattaaaaatatgtgaGAAACAAAGAGATGAGATGATAACTGATCAACTAAATTCTCGCATAGAGATGGAAATaccagaaagaaatcaagagaattattaaataaatagtaGAAGATAATTTCCTAGACTGATAAGAGActcaagtaaataaatgaaaagattaCTAAGTATCTCATACAATGGCAAAGGAAACACCTGAAGAGAACCGTTTGGggaatttgtatttctttctcttttgttgggGGAGTATTTATATTGCTAAAGATGAGAGAAGGATCTCAAAAAACATTCAGAAGCTCCACATGTGCTGGCTAGTGCCTGTAATTCttgcactcaagaggctgaggccagaAGGAACACGTGAGCTTGAAAACTGGCCTGACATCCTGTTTCAGAAGAAAAAGTACCAAAATGAAATCAACTCTCAGCATTCAAGAAAAGTCTTACTGAATTGCACAGTGTTAACTGTATTCCAAACTCTTCAAAAATGAAATACTTGAGAGGTTTCATTACTCCTCTGAGGTCCTGACAAATCCTGCAGATGCTGTAACCTCCAACACTAACTGGTGGCTCCCCTGCTTCTGCACTTTGACTTTGAGTTCCTCGCGTATCTTCTTCCTGGTTCCATTAAAGGTCTACCATGAGATCCCGTGTCAGacaacaaaatgaaatgcaagcaaacaaacagcaaagaaaGGGCTGGACCAGGAAGATGTCTTGGCGCATCAGGGTAACTGTCGCTAACATAGTGTCCCGAGTTTCATACCTGGAACCCAAAGGATGGATGGAAAGAACCGACTCCCACAAAAAATCCTTTAGTCTCTCTCTATGACCTGGCATGTGCGCTGGCTAgcttcatgtcaacttgacacaagctagagtcatcagagaggaaggggccTTAGTGAGAAAATACTTCCTTAAAATCCctttgtaaggcatttttcttaattagttttcAATGGGAGAGAACCCAGCCTACGGAGGGTGGTACTACCCATGGGCTGGTCATCCTGAGTTCAATAAGACAGCAGGTTGAGCTAGCTTGAGGAAGCAGACAAGTatcacccctccatgacctctacatCAGCTTCTTTCTCCAAGTTCATGTCCTGTGTGAGTTACTGCCCTCATTGCTCTTGATGAATAACTGTTAAACGAAACTGTGAGCAAATTAAACCCTCtcatccccaagttgctttggtcatagtgcttCATCATAGTAGAGAAACTTTAACTAAGATACATGTGTGCGcgtgtacacacgtgcacacaggaAGAATaggatttataaatatttttcaggaaagaaaggaagagtttgGGAGGCAGGTAGCCAGATATAGATGTTACTGGAGAACTCTGTGGCTTGGCTCACGTTGTGGTCTGAAAGTGAAATGCCCACACAGGCAGCTCGTGGTTTGAGAATTTGGTTTCCAGCTACTGGGTAAGAGTTTGGatcctttaagaggtggagcatGGTGGAGGGAGTGGGCCACTGGAGACTCTATAGCCTGGTGCCACTTCCTGCTAGCTTTCTCTGCCCCCTTGCTGCTCATGCTCTGTGACCAGctggcttcctgctcctgccaagCCTTCTGTGCCACGAAGAGATACAGATCTTCAGACTGTAAGCAGGAATAAGCCTTCTTTTCTGTGAACTGCTTTTGTCAGGGTTATTTTATCNNNNNNNNNNNNNNNNNNNNNNNNNNNNNNNNNNNNNNNNNNNNNNNNNNNNNNNNNNNNNNNNNNNNNNNNNNNNNNNNNNNNNNNNNNNNNNNNNNNNNNNNNNNNNNNNNNNNNNNNNNNNNNNNNNNNNNNNNNNNNNNNNNNNNNNNNNNNNNNNNNNNNNNNNNNNNNNNNNNNNNNNNNNNNNNNNNNNNNNNNNNNNNNNNNNNNNNNNNNNNNNNNNNNNNNNNNNNNNNNCTAGGTGTTAGATGAGAGAGTGTGTTTCGTTTGAAAGGCTCATTTTAGTTAGGTATGGCACATGCCTggtaatcccagaacctgggggGCAGAAACAGGTGTTGTTTCCATcagattgattgattatatgcagtagtgggggtggggtggggtgggggtgagggtgggggtgggggtggggtgacatTTTTCTTGGTTGTACTTGATGTGAGAGGGcagtggtgccacccctgggctaaGTGTGGCATGCTGACAcaaacctttaaccccagcactccagaggcagaggcaggaaaatctctgactttgaggctaacctggtctacagaatgagttccaggacagccagggctacacagagaaaccctgccttgaaaaatcaaaataagtagataattaaaaccagaaagaaagcaaggtaAGAAACCACAGAGagtaagccagtgagcagcatccttcCACAATCTCTGCACTAGCTCTTACCTCAGTTCTTCCAGCCTTGATTTCCCTTGTAGATGANCCACGCTTGGGAGGAGAGGTAAACCCCACCCCCTGTGAAGCTCTGGTCATGGTGCTCATCATAAGAACATGAGAGCTACCTCGAACACCCACCAACTGCTCACCTTTCCCCTTTAGAAAATGGCTGAGCNTGGAGAGTCCTCCAANGATCGAGtttctgagtttgattatgaCTATCTCGCTGAGGTCTCTGCTCGTCTTGGGATGGATATAGTTCAGGGGGCAaagaggcaagaagaagaagaNCATAAAGAAcggatgaaaatgaagaaaggttTTAACTCACAGATGCGCAGTGAAGCCAAACGACTAAAGACTTTTGAGACCTATGACACGTTCAGATCATGGACCCCACAGGAGATGGCAGCTGCTGGGTTTTACTACACAGGCGTGAAACATGGGGTTCAGTGCTTTTGCTGTAGCTTAATCCTCTTTGGTACTAGCCACAGGAAACTTCCCATAGAGAGACACAAGAAATTACGACCAGAGTGTGAGTTCCTTCTGGGCAAAGATGTTGGTAACATTGGCAAGTATGACATCCGGGTGAAGAGTccagagaagatgctgagagGTGGCAAAGCCAGGTACCATGAAGAGGAGGCCAGACTGGAGTCCTTTGAGGACTGGCCATTTTATGCCCATAGGACATCACCACGTGTACTCTCAACAGCTGGCTTTGTCTTTACAGGTAAGTGGATTCCACTTTGTGAGGCATTTCTGTGGTATTTAAAGTTTAGGTTCCATTTTGTGAgcaatattttgttaaatattcatTGATGAAGTGTGTTGTATTAGactgaaaatgtagttcattaaatttcaaatgtaacAGTTTTGCTTctactttaatatatatttaatgtagtATTGTTGGTTTGCTAacgtatacatacacagagatatacattTACCTGTGTATTAAagtaaaattacttttcttcataAATAGTCTTTAAATGTACCAGCAGTGGCCTGAGTATGGCCGAGTGCTAGAGCACTTCTGCAGCCCCTACAAAGAACAGGCATGCTGGAGTCTGTCTTGTTCTGNTGCAGTATGGCCAGCTCCAAGACACAGCTGGTGCCATTGCCAGCCAGTCACACCCTTTCCTGCATCTGTAGGTAAAAGGGACACTGTGCAGTGTTTCTCCTGTGACGGAAGCTTGGGCAACTGGGAAGAAGGAGATGACCCCTGGAAGGAGCATGCCAAGTGGTTCCCCAAGTGAGCTTCAAATGCTTTATTCTTAAAGTGTCCCAATTaactaaatgttttaaatgatgtatgctacatgtgcacacaaaagcATGCACTCgagcgcgcgcgcgtgcgcgtgtgcgtgtgcgtgtgcgtgtgtgtgtgtgtgtgtgtgtgtgtgtgtgtgtgtataccacagaTCCCAAAAGAGGGCGTCAAAGCTCCCGCCTAtggggttacagatgcttgtgagctgttACGTGGGCTTTTAGAACCCATCTCagtttctctggaagaacagctattGCTCTAAACCATGGAAGTCACCACTCCAACTTTATTCAATTtcatggttttggtttgtttgtttgtttccttgtttgtttaaatttatgtTCATTGGCGTCTTGACCACATGTCTGTGTTGGGGTGCCAGaagccctggaattggagttagagactggtgtgagctgccatgtggttgctgggaattgaacccaggtcctctggaagagcaatcagtgctcttcacttctgagtcatctctccagcccttaggatcaggtttttaaaaagcaaaacaaagctagAGACCAAAGGGCCACATTCTCGGAGCTTCTCTTTGAGATTTATAACTTTCCCTTTCCCATATTAGGATAACTCTAGAAGTTTTCAAACAAGACTTTGGCATAGTGTGAAACTTCTGAATCCCTTCAACTTAAACAGCTCCTCCAAACTTAGTTAATATCTTatataggtttgtgtgtgtgtgtgtgtgt encodes the following:
- the LOC115063356 gene encoding baculoviral IAP repeat-containing protein 1g-like → MAEXGESSXDRVSEFDYDYLAEVSARLGMDIVQGAKRQEEEXHKERMKMKKGFNSQMRSEAKRLKTFETYDTFRSWTPQEMAAAGFYYTGVKHGVQCFCCSLILFGTSHRKLPIERHKKLRPECEFLLGKDVGNIGKYDIRVKSPEKMLRGGKARYHEEEARLESFEDWPFYAHRTSPRVLSTAGFVFTGKRDTVQCFSCDGSLGNWEEGDDPWKEHAKWFP